One window from the genome of Nicotiana sylvestris chromosome 9, ASM39365v2, whole genome shotgun sequence encodes:
- the LOC138878058 gene encoding uncharacterized protein — MGNEVVERRHRHILETARAIKFQGHLHVRYWGHCNDAVYIINIIPSSVLGHKSPYEFLLGNPPLRTHLKVIGSLCFATNLTSHDKFAPQAVRLIRAIIPGYKSSAKKDFTEEPNRVNNSVADNHLDAIGVLCSPTVIPIPLAEQDIPSSAEHNNVDIPAESSTTPHVEEPRTSTRVSKPPIWLKVYVRNDRVSFASCCKYPILEVTGYEVISPKYQSYLASFSVEVEPTIYSEAVKDKRWVEAM, encoded by the exons ATGGGA AATGAAGTTGTGGAAAGGAGGCATAGGCATATTCTTGAAACTGCTCGGGCAATCAAATTTCAAGGCCATTTACATGTTAGATATTGGGGGCACTGCAATGATGCTGTATACATTATTAACATAATTCCTTCTTCTGTTTTGGGACACAAATCACCCTATGAATTTCTCCTTGGTAATCCACCTTTACGGACACATTTAAAAGTAATTGGAAGCCTGTGTTTTGCTACTAACTTGACAAGTCATGATAAATTTGCACCTCAAGCTGTGAG ACTCATCAGAGCTATAATTCCTGGATATAAATCCAGTGCCAAGAAAGATTTTACTGAGGAACCCAATAGAGTGAATAATTCTGTTGCAGACAATCATCTTGATGCAATTGGTGTGCTATGCTCACCTACTGTAATTCCTATTCCCTTAGCAGAGCAGGATATCCCATCTTCTGCTGAACATAACAATGTTGATATTCCTGCTGAGTCTTCTACTACTCCTCATGTTGAAGAACCAAGGACATCAACTAGAGTGTCTAAGCCTCCAATATGGCTTAAGGTTTATGTTAGAAATGACAGGGTAAGTTTTGCAAGTTGCTGCAAGTATCCTATTTTAGAGGTAACTGGATATGAAGTAATCTCTCCAAAGTACCAAAGCTACTTAGCTAGTTTTTCTGTTGAGGTGGAACCTACAATATATTCAGAGGCAGTCAAAGACAAACGATGGGTAGAGGCAATGTAG